Proteins encoded in a region of the Cheilinus undulatus linkage group 8, ASM1832078v1, whole genome shotgun sequence genome:
- the LOC121513855 gene encoding protein S100-A1-like yields MAPLLQECMEDLIKVFYSYSGKEGDKYKLSKAELRLLIKEELGDFLAASRDPTMVDKIMCDLDENKDGQVDFQEFVIMVATLTVACNDFFVGLVKDCQQ; encoded by the exons ATGGCACCCTTGCTGCAGGAGTGTATGGAGGACCTCATCAAGGTGTTCTACTCCTACTCTGGAAAGGAGGGAGACAAATACAAGCTGAGCAAAGCTGAGCTGAGGCTCCTGATAAAGGAGGAACTGGGCGATTTCCTGGCT gcCAGCAGGGATCCCACCATGGTGGATAAGATCATGTGTGACCTGGATGAAAACAAGGATGGACAAGTGGATTTCCAAGAGTTTGTCATCATGGTTGCTACGCTCACTGTTGCCTGCAATGATTTCTTTGTTGGCTTGGTAAAGGACTGCCAGCAGTGA